In Brassica napus cultivar Da-Ae chromosome C2, Da-Ae, whole genome shotgun sequence, the sequence aaaagataattgtaatAGGTTATATGACAGTAATTTaccttttctaaaattttaaacaaaattgtaaaagagtatttaatatttttttttattttttaattgtaaagaaaaagaagatttataaaatagaatgttttattttttaaaaaatcctagcaaaataaaattttaaagacttatttaataaaacattaaattaatacataagaatatgtataatgttgtcattgatTCGATTGGTGCATTTAactttcattttgtttttacttttcatttcttatttcaGATTGTATTcagtttaaatgtttatatatagtattttctcTAATCCTTAGTATAAAGTTTTAACAACTCATCTATGgaccatgatttttttttttttattataaaatacaaatattaacttgaatTTATGTGtgaaaatgttttaattataaaataaatctcaaacaacatatgcaaaaaacaatcataatactataataaaatgatttattattttattgttcttattaaattaaaacatcaaacaaaaaccGGTTGCAACGCAACGGGCTCATATCTTGACTTGAATCTTTGTCTCATTAACAAACTTTTACATATAACAGAAACAATACTCATTAACAAGAAAGCTGTAAAAACTCTAAATAGTCTAGAAACTCCATGCCTTTCCCTGTGTAGCTTCTATATTGGACTCATGACAACGTCTCCTTCTAACATCCGCAACACCTTAGACAGAGAGACAAAGAAGATTAACATTcgaaaattttgattagtaagTGTTTTTGAGGGATGAGATATGGCAGCAAACCTGAGACATTCGTGGCCTTGAGTTAGGGTCACGGCGAATGCAGAGGTAAGCACATAACGCCATACAGTAAACTTCTTGCTCAGAGTAACAATTCATTAAACGCGGATCAAGAAGCTCTTTAATGGCTTGCTTCTGCAACAGCGGTCTTGcctgaaaacaaaacaaaacaaacatcaaTATATCTTCCTTGTAAAGCATCAGAGCCTTTACAGACTGAAGCTTTGATGTTCATTTGGACTTTTTTACCCATTCGGTGAGACACTGTTGACCTTTAGGACGCTTAATGTCCATCGCTTTCCTTCCTGTGATAAGCTCAACTAACACAACCCCAAAAGAGTACACATCTGCTTTCTCTGTAATCTGTCCACTTTGTGTATATTCAGGTGCCAAGTACCTacagaaaaagaaacagaacTTAAAGCTTCATTAACGTGTCCCACAAGTAAATCAAAAAGGTGATTATCTCAATGATTATGCCATAAACAGTACCCGAAAGTTCCAATTACTCTTGTCTCCACTCCTTTATCACCTTCTGGTTGCCATCTCGCTAGTCCAAAATCTCCAACctatatatttgttataaagCTTCAAGCTTGGCACACACGCAAAAGAGCAGAAAAAGTTAAGATGAttattattaccaaaggctCAAAGTCATGAGTGAGGAGAATGTTATTAGGACGCATATCCCTATGAACAATGCAACCAACTCTACACTCTTCATGAAGGTATCTCAACCCACGAGCTGCTCCAACCGCAATCTTTTGCCGCGCTGACCATCCTAACGGCTCTTTCCCCAAACCTATAAAACTTTCCTTTATTAGAAACTTTTCAgaacaagaaaaacaagaatGTTGCTAGAAGTAGAAAGTTTTACCATAAAGATGAGAATGCAAAGAACCATTGCAGATATACTCATAAACCAGCAGTCTCTTCCCATCCTCCACACATAGTCCAATGAGCATTACAACATTCCGATGCTGTGCACAGCTCAAGACCTCAACTTCAGAGCAAAACTCTTTGTCACCTTGTGTGCTAGCAATCTTATACTGTTTCACAGCAATGATTTGACCACCTGGTAAAGTTCCTCtgtgaaccgaaccaaacccgccTTCAGCCAAGAAACTCCCTTTAGAGAAACCCTTTGTTGCTCGTTATAGCTCACTTGAACTAAATCACATGGATGTGAGAATGGTATAAATCGATTAATAAAGGGACCtgaataaaaaatcttataagtCAAGGGACCAAAAATTAAACTGAGAATTGGCGGGTTGAGCCAGCCCTTGCAATAGTGCAACGCATGGGCGACTCGTGAAAGACCAAATAGCAAGCTATCTTAATGGACCTTCTCCCTTAAAAATAGAGTTAATATCGTGTGACACGATGGGCCACATATCAGATATTAAACTGATAAGAACAGATACTACACTTGATCTTAGCCAAAAGGCCGAGAAAGGTATGATTTGTCTAGTTGCTGGCTTCATTATTTATACCACTTATCATGTCTTCCATGTCTATTCTGTTAGCGATGTGGGACTTTTAAACAGTTATGACAaaacaaaactctctctctgtCTTAGTGTTAGTGAGTTAGCCAATACTAGCTGTTTGTCAAATCACAGACAGACAGTTTGATAATCTTTTTGGCTTCTCGGAAACAGGTTTTTTCCTGAGAGTAATTGGAAGAAAGAGGGAGTTTTCCATCGTCATATGTATCTAATACCTCCTGCAGCAACTATAGTTGATTAAATCTTCTCTATTTGtttgttaataatattttagtgtTGTTACAAAATCATTTAGAAAAGGTCTCTCTATCTCAGTCTGATGGTATGGACTATAGACAATATACACAAGACAAAACTCAATATTCTCTTAGAACCAAAGACTCCTCTGTGTTCTTTCTGCCAACGAGGAAAAGAACTTTCaacaataataaagtaaaattaaGTTTCACAAAATAAGAACATTGCATCCTTAGACTCGCATCGAAATGTAGTTTTTGAGTGAGATTCACAACAAAGATTCTAGGAACTGTTAAGACAACCAGTAAGTCGCATTATAAGCTGACATGAAGTTGAAGCCTTAGGCACAGATTCCAACTCCTTGATCCTCAGCAGCCGTTTCTCCCCGGAACGACCACCTGAATATACAGAGATCTCAGCGGTTTGTAAAGAAcgatttctttctctttctcttcctctgTTCCTTTGTAACATTTCCATCCAAAAGTTTTAAGATGGAAGGACAAGCATTCAGGAACCGAGCTCGGATTAGAGAACAAAGGTGGTGGATCCTTGAACTCTTCGGCTTTACACCTCGTATGCGGAGAAACAGGCCATTTTATTCTCCAATGTATCTCCTGGAGCTTGAGAACTTGTAGTTTAGGGCAATGTTTGAGCAAATGCAGAAGCAGATTACGTGACATTTTTCCGTAAGTAGATAGTTTCAGATGACGAAGCCGCTGAGAAATTGTATCCGCAAGAAGCAGAACCTGGACGCCAAAACATTACAAGGATTACCAAAAAGAGTGTTCTAAAGAGAGATACATGGCAAGTTTTAGACATAGCAAATTTGTAACATCCCTCTTTTCctccaaattttataaaattattatacataAATCTTATAACACCCAAAGTGTAAGAAGaaacattttattaaaatttactaTAAAATGTTTAGGGTCCTGTGAAAGATATGAGGGAGTTACCGTGGTAGGATATAAATGTATGGAAAGAAACTCCACAGAAGTAAGAAATCTGAGAAGCTTGTCAGTTTGAGAATAATCAACATGGAGACTAGCCTCCACCAAGTTGTGCAGATCCTCATAAAACTCGAAATTGCTACCGTTGATGTATACCTCTAAGTACTTCAAAGAAGGAGCATTTATCTTGAATCTAGACTTATTGCTAGGATAAGTGCGAACCGAAGTATAATCTTTTATCTCCAATCTCTCGAGAGAAGGGACCGATATGGTGAATAAAGAAGAGCAAGGGTGA encodes:
- the LOC111203022 gene encoding inactive protein kinase SELMODRAFT_444075, with amino-acid sequence MLIGLCVEDGKRLLVYEYICNGSLHSHLYGLGKEPLGWSARQKIAVGAARGLRYLHEECRVGCIVHRDMRPNNILLTHDFEPLVGDFGLARWQPEGDKGVETRVIGTFGYLAPEYTQSGQITEKADVYSFGVVLVELITGRKAMDIKRPKGQQCLTEWARPLLQKQAIKELLDPRLMNCYSEQEVYCMALCAYLCIRRDPNSRPRMSQVLRMLEGDVVMSPI